CGTGCTTGGCAGCCTCATGCAGCGGCACATAGCCGTTGTCGATGTTCCTGCCCTGGACATTGGCCTGTGCCGAGATGAGTGTGCGTATGAAACTGGCCGGTTTGGAGCGAGCGGCGTACTACGAATGTAAGTGTATGGTTATAGGGAGCTTTATGCATAGTTGTGCGTGGGTAAACCTACGTGCAATGGCTGGCAGCCAAAGGAGTCGGAGCTGTTGACCTGGACCTTTGCATTCAACAGGTGTTTCAGTATATCCTCGTCCGAGTGGAGGGCAGCCAGATGCAGAGCCGTCTGTCCATCCTGATTCTTGGCATCGAAATTCCGATAGCCGCACTTGAGCAGCTCGAAGACGACCTTGCTCTCGTTTTTGCTTGTGGCGCGATGCAGCAGATTGGTCACTCCGTGGCTGCGAGTGTTGTGCGGCGGCAGATCGCGGATCAAGGGCACCGTCAGCTTGGTGGGCAGACCATTGGCCGCCTGCTGATAGTAGTCGACGAGCGTGTCCAGGCCGTGCAGTATCTTCGTCTGTACCTTGTCGTCGATGGAGAAGAAGGCGTCCTCGCCGCCATGTCGCCGCACCTGGTAGTGACACACCTCACCCTGGCAGAGCAGGCTCAGCACAAAGTCCCCGGCCGCTGTGCTGCTCTCGCGCACCAGAAATGTCCCGTCCTCGTAACCTGTTGATTGATTGCCATACCAATTACCCATCATTGTGCTCCACCACGCCCACATCCCAGCGATCATCACTGATGTCAGGCCAATTGGCGTCCTGCGCCAGCACTTACCCTGCTTTAGCAGTTCGTCGGCTGCCTCGCGGGACAGGTTGCCGTGGTACCATTTCATGGGATCACTATCGCGACTCATTTTTGGGCCATTTGCTCCGATCCTGCTGCGTTTTGTTAATAATTTTGGGGAAGTGTGATCGTTGGTGGATCGTAGGAAAATACCGCCAGCGATCAGTGTTGCCAATTTAGCTTTCTTCCACTTGATTCTGGCTTTTTTACTTATgatatttcaatttcttttaattttcacGCTAAAAGTTGGCAGCACGGCCAGGGGATGGTCGCGTTGCCAACCAAAGAGAGTTGGcgggaaaatttaaaatttcactCTTAAGATTTCATGgtttattattcattattgctgatttaaaaataacttaaaagcGAGTTCAATTAAAACTTGATTCTATACATCAATATAAATGCTCGCATAAGTGATTATAAttgtttatataaaaatacctatttataataatatttaatattatgtCAGAATTATCATCGATCAGCTTGCATCGCAGAAATTCAAcgaattaattaaatgaaactaTATTTAAAGTAGTAATAAAACACTTGTCTTAATTGTTTCGCATCTATTGTATATTTTCATTCtcatgtgtttttttttttattctcaTTATGAAATTTTCGCTTAACAAAGTATTAAATTATTGGCGATTATGTTACgattaattttcttttcgctCTGCAGGTTATGTGAGAATAGTCTTAAGCATTTAAAAAACGACTATACGCTAGCATACAGCATCGAAATTAATAAAGAAATCTAggttatgaaatatttataaaaattaaatgtcatCGTTTagaatattcatattcatatccCTTACAATGTAAAGAAAAATTAACGCAAAGCCTATTTTAGTTCCGATTCATTGCTTAGATTGAATTTCTCCGCTTTCGATTTCCTAGTAAGTATTGTGGCAACTTAAGTGACTAACGATACATACACGAAGAATACATAATTATCCCCCCCAAAAAGATATACACCCAAACACACTCGCTCCGAACAGCATATTTAAAATCTGGCCCCTAAAACTTATTGGCTAAATTTTCAGTATGGTTTTTCCATTAATTCTCGTGGTGCTCGATGGTGTTGGCTTTATTCCACCGGTGCAATTTTGTTGTAGGGCAGCTGTGTTCAAAAACTatgcttaaaaaataaatttccataTTTCGCTATTACGGggaattttgatttaattcaatgGCCTGTTCCATGTTCCATATTTTTGGTGTGGATATCGCTGCTGTTAGTGTTTCTGCTGTTGATTAATTTTTGCTTGGTCCTTTCGCTGGCTGTTGATTCATTTATGGTGCTGTTCGGTCCATTAAAAGTAACTAAATTGTAGTGTAGAGCaaagttttaaagttttaaaagtATCATATTTCGAAGCGGTAACGAATTCCGAGTTCTTCTTGGGCTTGTTAATATTCATTCGGCTTTACATTTATGACTTTTCctttgttgatttttgttgatatttatatatatatatattatgtgtgaatttaattaattagctaTTGAAGGGAGCCCATCACAGTCTTTGATTTCAGAACATCATTTTCATATGAAAAGACAGTTTCCTTGCCGTTTTCGACGAccctgaaaatgcaaatgcagataTGAAACGATTCTATGATGGCCAGATAGAGTTTATCATACCGTTTGGTCATCAGTTTCTTGCCATTCACAAACACCGTCGAAGTGGAGGTGCGCTTGACACTGGCACCGGGTCCGCTGGAGATGTGGGTGACACCGCTGCTGCCATTGCCGTGGGTCATCGACGAGAACGAGGTGAAGCCGCTGGTGGGCATAAAGAAGTCCATCATTGAGTAGTTAAGCATTGGAGCCCCGAACGGACTGGCCACTTTGtgctggtggtgatgatgatggtggcgAGATGATCCACTGCTGCCGCCATTGCGTCGACTGCCACTCGAGCCGCTTGTGCTGCCATTCGAATGTCCATTGGCATCTGCAAAACGATAATCATAAAAGTTAGAACACTCTCTACACACGTTTACCCATCCCATCAAAACACTCACCTCGGAATAAGTCGGCGAAGGGCGAGTGGATGCCGAAGAACTCACGGAACACTTCCTCGGGCGGGCGGAATGCAAACTGAAAGCCGCCCAAAATATCGAAGTCATCGAAATCGTGTGTGCTATAATGGTGGCGGGCATGCGAGCGACTCTGGCCACGATCGCCCAGTCCATCTTTGCCATACTCATCGTATATGCGACGCTTTTTCTCTGTTAAGAAATGGGAGTACATGGTAAGTTGGGTGTGAAACAACAGGAaagtaaatgcaattaattagTAATAAACGCTCGAGCTGCGAGGATTAGCTTAGACTTAGCATGGAAACAGTGGTGGGAAAGGTTATGAATGCTTATGAATGCTCCCCCATCACTGTACGAAAACAGCGTTTAGTTGCAGATAGAATGAcgaacgaaaaacaaaacgacGTGCGCCAGGATGTCAGTCAGCAAAACCAAAGTAACGAAACAATTGCAACGCTTTTGGCCTCTCGCCTTTACCGAACATCTTGTGGAACGGAGTGCCCTCGAAAATGTTGCGAAACGTGAAGGCCTGGTACCGGTTGCCGGAACGCCGCCCGGAACCAGACCCATACCCCGAGCCCGGATAGTAGTCGTAGTCGTAGTCCCGTCCATAGGACGACGATCCACCGGTGCCGCCGTTGCGATAGCGGGTATAggagctgctgttgctgctgctgcttccgcTGTTCGAGGATTTGTGCAGCGTGGCCCGGGCATCGTAGATTCTGCGCTTACGTGCTAAATACACAATATAAAGACTTAATGCCAGGCAGCCTGGATCATCCGAATCCGGATCACGTGATACCCAACCcaaatttctttgtttttcgaCGCTCGAAGAAATCTGCGCTTGAGCAAGGCACTTACCATCGGAAAGAACTTCGTAGGCTTCGGACAGCTCGCGGAAGCGTTTGTTGGCCTCATCCAGGTTGTCGGGATTCTTGTCTGGGTGCCATTTTAGTGCCAGTTTTCGATATCTGCAAGTGGTGAATGTTGTGATGAAACGAATATGTTGACCGGAGGATATGTGTTACTTCGAAAGTCATTTGTTTACTTACGCCTTCTTCACTTCACTATCGGTAGCGGATCGCGAAACATCCAAAATTTTATAGTAGTCAACCATGTTGGTGATGTGTCTTCGAGTTCTCGGTGGTCTCTATTCGCTGTATATCGTTTCAGCACGAATTGCAATCTAATGCGTTTAGTTTTTGGTCCAATCCTTTTCCGGCTTTTGCTTCTGCAAAATATGAACAAAAAAACGGGAACAGAAGATGATGATTAGTCAAGGGATTAGAGCCAAAAATGTGGGAATATTTGAGAAATGTCTACCTTTAGAATCGGATTTAGACAGAACTGAATTTGGAGTTATGTTTCAAATGTTGTTGCTGAAAAAGCAAAggcgaaatggaaaacataaacaaatagaGAGgagcacacacgcacacacagataaACTAGATTTCGAGTAAAGCAAAGTCAAAGACAGCTTGGTTTGCATGGGCCGCCGacacttttcaattttttcgAGTTCAATGTCGTTCGAAAACCCCATTATGCCATCGCCCACACACGCAAACTGTGAACAAGATAAACCGAAAAAGTACACGGCGATAAAAAGGCGACGAAAAAGAGATTCAAAAGCATAGATTACCAAATATATATTCGAATATTGCAATTATTTAGATTTAATGTTTAAGTAAAGTTATACCAACAAGCAAAGTAAAATGCAACATTTCGTAAATGCCATAATATAGTGTTAGAAGTGCcaatttctctctgtgtagacagagagagagagaggggtaTATCGAATACATGGCGCATGTGTAGGGCGCTCAGTTAGCCGTCCATCAACTTTTGGGGCAAAGTTGCTCAAGCGTTTTGCGCCCCTCTTGGATCTCCGATCTCGAACCTCAGATAccctcccccctccccccttcCACATTTCCGTGCAAAATAGTCgctaattttatttaatttgtattgttgttgctgccgcccGTTGTCATGCAGCCCCCTTGACACAATTTGGCTTGATTTCATGCGCGAGTGTTTTTTATCAAACACATTACAGCGGCCAATTGCctgtattttacttttttttgttgttgtttgctgttgttgcaagTGGAAAGTGCTTGGGATAAATTAGCCCTGCGGCCAAGTGACATgacaatttgcatttacacAATctcgaactgaactgaaccgaaccgaactTCAAAACTTGAAAACTTGTTGTTCGACTGACCAACATCGCTGGGCTGTGTTTATGTTGCTCTTGATGTGGGTTGAAAATATTGAGATTTGGTTCGGTTCTTATGGGCGGTTCATCCAAGTTGATCGTGTTTTCAGATTTTTCTCACATTTTTTCAGAGATCTAATTTATGGTTTTCGATGTCTTGCGTGTGCGTGGCGTCACATAAATTTGTCTATTAACACATCAAAATAGATTAAAGATATATACTTTacgtatttaaatataatagtggaaaattattttaagaacGCAGTGGACGAACAGATACAATGCATCTTAAAActatatttaagtatttaagtTGTTACAATAGTAACAATTAAAACTATTTGTCTGTGACACATTAACTGCAATTAAGCATGAATTACGAAAGGCATTCATTAGTTTCTGTGCACTTTCAACTATCAAAAGCACTAATCTATTAATAACAGGGTCAAAAGTTCATGAACTAAAGAAAATGCCACGAATAAGTTACATTTTAACCATCCTTCGATGACCGTCGATAAAATAAGGACACCGGAAGGTCAGGCTCAGGTTCCACCGAGATTTGAACTCGGATCGCTGGATTCAGAGTCCAGAGTGCTAACCATTACACCATGGAACCACCGTATTGGTCCTGGgccattttcctttttctgcTCGGGAAATTCGCACTGCGCATGTTGCAAGCTGGTGCGAAAGGGATGGCAAGCGTTGTAAGGACTTTCTGTTCACCGTTAACGCTGGCCCTTGAACTTCCGGGCGCGCAATTTCCAATGCAACATTTGAAACTTTCCGTTTCATTTGCTGCATTTCCTATTCTACATAGGTGTATATCTAATGATTCTTTAGGATTAGTCTGTTTACATGTAGCAATAGGGGTTTAAGAACACCCCcgattataaatacaaatcgaaaatgaattttgcgggaaaagaagaaaataatatacatatatatacatatatatacatttgaaTGAATTCCCCCTTTATTTATACAAACATGTACGTACATTGTGCTATCTATATAGCGTATATAGGGAAATAGAGATATTGCCGgcttgtgagtgtgtgtgcgcgtaGTTTGTTCGCTTTGCGGCTATAGCTATAGAGTATATACCTGTTGACATATTCGGCAAATTCTAGGTCGTAGGTGTAGGAACTCGTAGCATTGTCTAAAAGCAGCaaatgacgacgacgacgccGCGACTGCCGTTGACGTTTCTGATGGCTGGCTAGCtagctggctgactggctggttggctggttGGCCAGCCATCCGCATGACACACACGTCAGCGGAGGAGTCGAGAtaggaggagctggaggagaagCCCGGTCACCAGGTGAGCAGGATGGCGGGGCTGTCCAGGGTAATGAGGCAGCAGAAGACCGGCTCGCTCTGGCTTGGATTTCACTGGCTCAAGTCGGATTGGAAGCAGTGGCTAGCTGCGAGACCATATCTCAGAAATCAGAATTCAGCACTCAGCACCTTGCCATCGGTTTGTGGGCGTCTGTGGCATTTAAGGCATTTGGCTGATCTTTCAGTTGGCTAGTGATCCACAGATCGCTTTTAACTCTAAGCAGACAAATGCCCTCACTGAAGCATATGGTTTTAAAGACTTTACTTTCCGATTTTTAAGGCCCCATAAAGAGTAAAAAAAGGTTCAAAATCAGATTGCACGACAAAGCAATTGCCTAATTTTATTGGCTTTCCTAACGACTTCATaaacccccaaaaaaaataGCGTTAGTCTGGTATGAAATGTTCGATTTTAGGAGGATATGATGCTAATTTGACATTATAACATTTCGATTTACAAGAAAAGAGATGTAACAATTTTACGAGACTTCCAAACACAAATGAGGAAATTAACGCAGCACATACGAATACGTTAATCGTAACTGGTTTTTAAATATCAAACCCATTTCATCGAGGGAATGATTCACAGTCTGAGACATTCCGTTTCAGATTGTTCTTTACAGAACGAAGTCATAAGTGCAAGGTCACGCCAGtgataaataagaaaatcacTGCTTAAATATTGCTCAATACAAAGTCagtttatagaaaatgtataAAGCTGATTCACTTCATTATTCTACgcgtaaaataaaattactgCAAATATTGGTATTAGCTAGCCCTGAGCTCCTTTAATTTAGATTGTGATTTCCTTTACCAAGAAGACGAAAGATAAGAATTCTAAGTGAcgaatattattgtttagaGAGTAAACTTTTAGCAATTTTCAATCACATAGGATAGGTATAACTCCTTTAAGTTTTCATTTAAACATTTCAAAGAGTGCTCAGTGCAGCTTTTTGTGGTTACTTGCGGTGTATTTGTACCCCGCATTATTTACCACCCAGTGTTTAATCATTTATTTAGCCGTATCGCATTCGAGCAGCTTTAATCACAAGCTCGGGAGACTCCACCACATTCAACAAGTGTGTTTGCCAgagacagcaacaacaacatacATGGAGCTGCTGCCTACATGGCGCAGTTTGAAACCTGAAGTGACTCCAAAAATTATGTATGCGTTTAGTCTGCGGTCTGCAGAAAGCCGaatgtttgttgttttcgcaGCTTggtgttattgttgtttatgcaaattacaTCACCATCGAAATGGCGACAATGCAGCCAAGATTTTCCACACACACTATTCActattcgattcgatttgttGACGCTGcgattaaattttgaattgtGTCACACTGCATCGAtgataagcaaacaaacaacaaggCGGGGAAACAGCGATAAAGTTGGATAAAGGTGGGGAGAAGCAGCAAGAGGAAGCATCAACAGTTGGTTGCGTGTTGTCTGCCTCgctctctttttattttcttttcttttctattattttttcttttctttttgaaatGGTAAATGGTTTCGGTGCTAATTTTGCCATAACCTACATACACATTTGTACTTCTGCTGCAATCGcacacaatcacacacacacacacagtgacACAGTCAAGCGTGCGATAAGAAAACGCTGcgcatttatatttttattgagcTCGATGGAAAGTCACGCAATGAGCGATGCACTCGCACTTTTTATAAAGGCATGTGTATATTTACATCGGTTGCTTTttcgatgttgttgttgttgttgtcgttaaCCAGCAAAGGCCAATCTCGTTTTTAACTTAATGCTACGTTTGAACGCGGACTCGAAACTGCacattataaaacaaaaacacggAAAACGCAGCGAGCCAAGAAATGTTAAAATGAAcgaaaaaaacttttgcagccGTACGCGGCAATGAATCGTTGAGAATTGAATGCAAAGCACAAGAAACGAAACAACTCGGTGATCAAAAGAGAGAGCGAAAAACCAGCTGACGGCATTGCCATGCATCATTTTCTGTGTTATTGTGGGGGAACATTcggagagagagaaaaaggaGAGCGATTTTTACGGAGAGATTCTCAGTTTTTGCACCAACTCGActcattgttattgttgtatCTCACCGGAAGTTGTTACGCCAATACTCGAAGCCCTATCTCTGCGCTATCATTTATCTTTCGGGCACTTTCGTTATCAGAGAGTGTCGTATATTAGAGGCCGATCAGTTGGTTTATTGTACCAGCGGTTTGAGtccccttttttttaccaaCGTGATTCATCTTCCAGTTTTCGCCGAAAATCGTTTCTCCTTCACCTAGACTTATACTTATTCCCGCATTGATTCCAAATCTGAATAGCGAGTCATGTTAATTTGAATAAAGATGAGTTTTATGGCCAAAGTTTATAACGCTCAAGACGACAGAGCGAAGCCAAAAATGTAAcgacaaatttaaatatttaattttagaacTCTCACCACGAGTCGTTTAGGCCGTTCAACAGTGGTCGAAATCAATATTCCACAGCTAACAGAACATTATTAAAATACAGTATAAACTTTTGATGTATTTACCACTTAACAACGAAAAATCGTGTATCAAAAATGAGCGGTATAACACATTTTCCAGACGTACAGCTCTCACAATTTAAGCCCACTGTGCGGACACAACAGCAGGTGGTGGATGAGAACCGAGGGAGGTGCGCAAATTGTTTTgcgaaaaatgttgaaaagtttataaaTTGCAACTTTTATATAGCAccacacaaaacacaacacaTTTTCGATGTGTgggaatttatttttagttggGTGGGAAGAGCGAATTGGTCATAAGTATTGCggaaggaaaatattaatgcagagcagcaaaaaaaaaaaaaaaaacaaaacattgaCGTGTTTCAGCCGCCGAGCAAAGAAATCGCAAGCAAACTGGGCGAAATTGGAACAGTGGATAAACGGTCAGTAATTATTAGGGGAAAATAACACAAATTAGGCAGGcagggaaaacaaaatggaaaGCAGGGGAAACGACGAGCCAAACAAAAGGGAAGCCAAGGTGGAAACTCGCCAAATTGCACAATTCAAGGAAAagagcagcagccacaatGCAATGCCAGCAGCCATGTGAAGCAATCGACAAAAGACCTGAGAAAAGCCACACACCCAAGACCTAGAAATAGACACGTGGGCGTGGGAATTCAtctatatatagatagatagataggtTCCATGCCCGCAGCTACAacaccccccctccccccgcCGCACCAAGCAAACATGAAAAAGTGTTGTAAGTGTTACAAGCAAAGCAGCAAACATTCGAAAGCCCAATGCTGATTCATCCGCAGCTGGCGGTTCCCCGCTGGCCAAATGATTTTTAATAGACTTGGAACGGTTGTAATATCATCAAATCTATTGGATCTACAGCCAGAAGGGGGAGCTTGCcctctagtttttttttttttttttgttctcttGAACAGTCAGGGGGCGGGGTTTCAGTGCAGCATATCTAATCAAAGGCCCTTCCCACCACCCttcgtttgtttgttcgccgcataaatacaaaaaaaatcatttcaatgTAAATTTCGAAATGATCTGTGTAATTTTTGTGGCCGCCGTTAGATTGCTGCGGTTCCAAACCGAAAGACGGGCGGTACGGATATGTTCAACGGGCGTGGTCTGTGGTCATGTTTGGTTTATATATGCTCTATAGAGAGCATTTCGTTTGCTCTTGTGGCTTAGTCATTTGGAAATAACACCCGGCATTAAAAAGAAGGGGATAAACATTATATGTACAACGAACTTATTAGTAACTACTgctctttttcattttcttagGACTCGTTTCCGAAAAATTTCCTGTTTTGATAGAGCACAATAGATACATAGCATATATAGCACCGAAAAGATACTCGGAagaatatgtaaatattttgcagACAAGCAGCCACTTGTTTATGTGTGCTCAGATAAATATTTGCCGGCAATCAAGTAGCTCAGGCGCACTGTGATCTAATAAAATCAAGCCTTAATGTGCAAATTCAACTCACCGCATTTGTGCGGGTGTAACAAACGTTCGTGTCCGAGTCATGCAGTCATAAAACACCAAAAACTAAATAAGGTAAGTCGAGTTTGATACCAAAACCAAACCCGGTGCCCTCTCCCGCTGCTTGGTCACATAAAAACTACCCACCATCGATCGAGAAATAAACCTGTAGTCCGATCCAACAGACAGCTGGTGGTGATGATCTCAATGCTCGACGACGTCTGATTTGTGGAATCATCGCGGCAACTAAGAAGATCTTAAACGCCCGACTTCTCTGTTCGCGAGTTCAACGCTTCCTAAGGCGATATGTACATGCACATAAATCTAAGCCACAATTGATAGCCATCTCCTTCGACCATCGCGAGCTACTGTGAAGCGAGTAAACCGAAAGAAATTGGACTAGATAACAGCTTTCTCCCATCAATTATAGTTCACAAGTTGATGATTAAACATAGAAGCAAACCAAAATACGTATTTTAGAGTTATACAAGTAATATAAGCAAAATTACTATATGTATTGTAGATATTTAGGCACCATTAACTCATGTAATTTTCTTCTGTGTACTGGACACTGCACATGGTGCATCTAGATCAAATCCGGTGGACGACAATGGACTTCCACTGGATGCCACAGCGAGAAGTCAAGCCTGGCTGCCtgcttttgtgttttttttttgtcgagtGTGCAACTTCGAGCGCTTGTTGCATTGACAATGAAGTTATTAAAGCGCAAAACCGCAACGAACCACCACCTGAggttatttttctttttcagcaACGGAAACATGTGATTAGCTTGCAGCACTAGGCACTGggtgaaataaaaaacgtaCTCCGCGTGTCAAAATAGACGTCTTACCAGTTCACTCCATAAATCCACCTGATACTAAACCAACTTTTTATTAGGGAAAGTAGAAAATCACTTGGAATCCCCATCACAACACAGCTTCAGCTTCGAAATTAAAGGGCAGCATGATTGAACGCCTTAATTGGCGAGTTGTTTCGACTTGAGTTGCCCAATTTGTAGCAAGTAGCTCACTTAGTTAAGCACAACATTTTACCAATTAGATAAACCTCAAAGCCAGACAAAAAGTTAACTAAAAAAGATGGGTTTAGTTAACCCaatctatgtgtgtgtgttgtatAGCCACAGGTGTTCAATGTTCTGCTGACTTAAGAGCCTCCAGTCACGTAAAGAGATTTCAACGTCTGGAGTTCGCCGGATGACATTACTTATGGGAGTTAATTGCCAATTCTGGTTTAACATCAACTTCACATAATTTGTGAgcttaataaaatgtttgatttaaGCACTTGAAATTCTATATTTCTCATTAacaaagattcagatgggtttctttaattgaaaaaGCTATGAGATACAGAACTCTTGCTTTATGACTTCAACTTAATTGAATGCTAgctctttaattaatttgtacacaatatcttttaatttaaaattaaatttgttctTTTCGATGACGCATTTTAAACCATTTCAAAGTTTTCCATTAGCACATCAACaacttctaaagataccacaTAAACAGTTTCCTCTTTTCTTTATTACTTCATCAAAACTTTGGAAGCACTTCTGGCACCCCTTTCACCcatttgaattttgaatttccaAGCACTTGGGGTACAACAAACTTTGGGGTCAACAGGCGATGGCGATGACTCTGTGAGTTGCTTGCTCAGCTGGAATGAAAAATTCGAGGCAGACGCCGCGTCGTCGTAGGCAGTTTTTTTATCTGAAGTTTATCGTCTTCACGGACTTGGTCAGTTGGAAATGGGCACCGGCGTCCCAGCTTGAGACCCTGCCCCAATGATCTCTGCCGCTCACGCTGAACGAAGTCTTTTTATAGTTACGACTGCGTTTTGTGTGGGTT
The sequence above is drawn from the Drosophila melanogaster chromosome 2R genome and encodes:
- the mrj gene encoding mrj, isoform F, whose translation is MYSHFLTEKKRRIYDEYGKDGLGDRGQSRSHARHHYSTHDFDDFDILGGFQFAFRPPEEVFREFFGIHSPFADLFRDANGHSNGSTSGSSGSRRNGGSSGSSRHHHHHHQHKVASPFGAPMLNYSMMDFFMPTSGFTSFSSMTHGNGSSGVTHISSGPGASVKRTSTSTVFVNGKKLMTKRVVENGKETVFSYENDVLKSKTVMGSLQ
- the mrj gene encoding mrj, isoform E, with the protein product MVDYYKILDVSRSATDSEVKKAYRKLALKWHPDKNPDNLDEANKRFRELSEAYEVLSDARKRRIYDARATLHKSSNSGSSSSNSSSYTRYRNGGTGGSSSYGRDYDYDYYPGSGYGSGSGRRSGNRYQAFTFRNIFEGTPFHKMFEKKRRIYDEYGKDGLGDRGQSRSHARHHYSTHDFDDFDILGGFQFAFRPPEEVFREFFGIHSPFADLFRDANGHSNGSTSGSSGSRRNGGSSGSSRHHHHHHQHKVASPFGAPMLNYSMMDFFMPTSGFTSFSSMTHGNGSSGVTHISSGPGASVKRTSTSTVFVNGKKLMTKRVVENGKETVFSYENDVLKSKTVMGSLQ
- the mrj gene encoding mrj, isoform C; its protein translation is MVDYYKILDVSRSATDSEVKKAYRKLALKWHPDKNPDNLDEANKRFRELSEAYEVLSDEKKRRIYDEYGKDGLGDRGQSRSHARHHYSTHDFDDFDILGGFQFAFRPPEEVFREFFGIHSPFADLFRDANGHSNGSTSGSSGSRRNGGSSGSSRHHHHHHQHKVASPFGAPMLNYSMMDFFMPTSGFTSFSSMTHGNGSSGVTHISSGPGASVKRTSTSTVFVNGKKLMTKRVVENGKETVFSYENDVLKSKTVMGSLQ